AGTGCCCGGACGATACGATATTCGCGCATTTCTCAATCCCGAAGGGATGGATGAAGCAGCTTACAGGCGGCTACGGGCTGAAGGTGTGACCCATTCTGCGGCGATGCGTCAGCTTGCGGACGAAAATGAGTGATGGCTATGGACGCAAATCGAAAGTTTTTGCCTTTTCTAATTATCCTCTTTGTAGGAAGTGGATGCGCCGCGCTCATTTATGAAATTGTCTGGTTTCAGATGTTGCAACTGATTATCGGGTCTTCGGCAATTTCTCTCGGCATATTGCTGGGTACGTTTATGGGCGGGATGTGCGCTGGTAGTGTGATGCTTTCGCGCATTATTTCAACGCGCTACCATCCGTTAAAGGTCTATGCGCTTTTGGAATTGGGCATTGGTGTCATAGGCCTGATTTTGCTTTTCGTTCTGCCCATGATTGGCACGATTTATATCGGTGTGGCAACCTATGGATTGTGGGGACATTTCCTGCGGGGGATTGTCTGTGCAATCTGTCTTTTTTTTCCTACGGTGTTGATGGGTGCGACCCTGCCTGCGATGGCGCGGTGGACAGAATCAACGCCTCGCGGTGTTTCGTGGCTCGGTTTTTTTTACGGGGGAAATATTGCCGGTGCTGTTTGCGGGTGTTTGTTCGCGGGTTTTTATCTGCTGCGCCTGTACGATGTGGTTACGGCGACTTATGTGGCGGTCGCGCTCAATTTAGCCGTGGCATTTGTCGGGTATGGGTTGGCAAAATGGGCTGAATACGATGCGTCAATGGGAAAGACGACCACGCGCAGTTTGTGGATGATAGAGGCCTGGCGAGTTTATGTGACGATTGCAATTTCCGGCGCGTGCGCGCTGGGTGCTCAGGTAATTTGGACGCGGTTGCTGTCGCTTATGATGGGGGCGACTGTTTACGCTTTTTCGATTATTCTCGGGGTTTTTCTAATCGGGTTGGGAGTGGGTAGCAGTGTGGGGGCGTATTTTGCACGCACAAAAGTAAATCCCAAAATTGCTCTTGGATGGTGCCAGCTTCTTCTGGTTGGCGCGGTTGCCTGGGCGGCTTACGCGCTTTCTCAGTTGCTTCCCTACTGGACATCGGGAGGAATAACCACAGTGCGTTTTCAACTGGATTTGTTGCGTTGCTTTGTGGCTATTTTTCCCGCGACTGTGTTGTGGGGGGGGAGTTTTCCGCTTGCTCTCGCTGCGGCGCGTTCGCAGGGTGGCGACCCTGGCGCATTGGCCGGTAGTGTGTATGCGGCCAATACGGCAGGTGCAATTGTGGGGGCGCTGGGTTTTAGTGTGGTTTTGATCGCGCTTTTGGGGACGCAGATAGCGCAACAGGTGTTACTCATCCTTTCTGCATTTGGGGCCGTTTTGATGTTCGGGCGCAGTTTGTGGCAGGTGAGAGATGGGGATAGAACGGTCAGGTCAGATCGGTGGGTCGGCGTTGTGGTGGGGGTTATTTTTCTGGTGTGGAGTATACAGGGACCGCCGCCGTCGCTGATTGCTTATGGTCGTTCGCTCCTCGATTGGGGAGAGGACGCGACATATATTTACGCGGATGAAGGGATGAATGCATCGGTTGCAGTGTCGGAACTGGATAATGGCGTGCGGAATTTTCACGTTAGTGGAAAAATCGTGGCTTCCAGCGAGCCACAGGATATGCGTTTGCAGCGCATGTTGGGGCATCTTTCAGCATTGATGCACAGGGAACCGCGTTCTGTGCTCGTGGTTGGGTGTGGTGCGGGGGTGACGGCCGGGATTTATGTTTTATATCCGAGTATTGAACGCATTGTGATCTGCGAAATTGAGCCGCTGATTCCACCTGCGGCTGAGGTGTATTTTGGCCCAGAGAACTACGGTGTATTAAAAGATCCCCGCGTGGAAGTTGTGATTGACGATGCGCGACATTATCTGCTGGCAACAGATGAGAAATTCGATATCATTACTTCTGATCCGATTCACCCCTGGGTTAAGGGTGCTGGCGCGCTGTATTCGAAAGAGTATTTTGAGTTGTGCAAAGAGCGTTTGAATCCCGGAGGTGTTATTACGCAATGGGTTCCACTTTACGAGTCGCGGTTAGATGCGGTGAAGAGCGAGATAGCGACTTTTTTTGAGGTGTTTCCGCACGGGACAATTTGGGGCAATCAAGATGATGGCGAAGGGTATGATGTTGTGCTGTTGGGACAAGAGGGAGCACTATCCGTCGATGTCGATGCTTTGCAGACGCGTTTGGACCGCGAGGATTACACGGAGGTGTGGTACTCGCTGAATGATGTGTCTTTGGGATCAGCTGTCGCACTGCTTTCTACGTATGCCGGGCGCGCACGCGATCTCGACGAATGGCTCGCAGATGCGCAGATCAATCTGGATCGCAATATGCGGCTCCAGTATTTGGCCGGGTTGGGTTTGAATAACTATGAGGCAGATGCGATTTATACGGCACTTTTGGAACATGCGCGTTATCCCGATAATTTTTTTATTGCGACCGAAGCGATGGAAAACGCATTGAAGGCGCAACTTGATCGGCAGCATACGGGTAGATGATGGTAGGTTTAAAAGAGGAGGTGTTTACAGTATGGTAAAGGTGAGAGTTGGCATTATTGGCATTGGCGGCAGAGGGGGAGGTCACGCGAAGTATTTTGCGGAGGGGGATATTCCGCATGGTGAATTGACAGCGGTGTGCGATGTCGATCCGAATAGGATTCAGTGGGCACGCGACAACCTCGGAGAAAACGTGCGGACATTCGACAATGGCGATGAGCTGATCACGTCGGGAGCTGTTGATGCGATTATTGTGGCGACGCCGCATTACGATCATCCGACATTTGCGATAAAGGGATTTGAGAACGATTTACATGTTCTGATAGAGAAACCCGCAGGCGTATATACCAGACAAGTCTATGAGATGAATGAGGCGGCTGAAAAAAGTGGCAAAGTGTTTGCCCTGATGTTCAATCAGCGAACCCGCCCACACCATCAAAAATTGCGAGAATTGGTGGCTTCTGGCGAATTGGGAGATATTCAGCGCACGAATTATATCGTCACAAACTGGTTTCGCGCTCAAAGTTATTACGATAAGGGCGAATGGCGCGCGACCTGGTCGGGCGAGGGGGGCGGTGTGTTGATGAATCAGTGCCCGCATAATTTGGATCTGTGGCAGTGGATCTGCGGGATGCCTTCGCGCGTGCGCGCTTTTATCAGCTATGGCAAATATCACGATATTGAGGTGGATGACGATGTCACTGCGTATGTGGAATACGACAGCGGTGCGACGGGCGTGTTCATCACCACGACCGGGGAGTTTCCCGGAAGCAATCGCCTGGAGATAGCGACGGATCGCGGCAAGGTGGTTATGGAAAACAACAACATTGTGTGGTGGCGGTCAAATGTTTCTCTGAGTGAATTCTCTCGGGGATATACGGGCGGCTTTGGCAAACCCAGGTCGGAAAAACTCGATATACCTCTCGGCGAAGACGGGGGGGCGCACCGCGGCATAATTAACAACTGGTGTGACGCCATATTGAACGGCAGTCCACTGCTCGCGCCCGGGGTTGAAGGCATTCACGGGGTTGAATTGTCGAATGCGATGCTTTTGTCTTCATGGCTGAATGATTGGGTCGATATTCCCGTTGATCGAGATCTGTATTTTGAAAAATTGCAAGAGAAAATTCAAAATTCGCAGCAGGAGACTTGAAATGACACCGAGTATTGCGGCACTGGATGAGGCGGCTGAAAAACCCGTTCTGGTTCTGGATGGGCTGGATGAGCCGGTTGTGATCGAATCTATTCAGTTGCTCAAAGATGCGCGAGAGTATTACGTGCATGTGCGTTCGAGAGATGGTGCGGAGGGTCTGGCATTTACAAATGGGCGGGCACAATACGTGTATCCGATTCTCAACGAGTTGGTAATTCCCTATTTTATCGGGAAAGATGCCCGCGATCTCGAAAACCATCTGTGGGGCGTGTACCGCCACAGCAGCAATTACAAATTGCAGGGGTTGGCTTTCTGGTGCTGCGTGGCGTGGGTTGAGATGGCGCTGTTGGATTTGCTCGGTCGAATTGCACAAAAATCCATTCCCGAACTCCTGGGCGGCGTTGTGCGCGAGTGGGTTCCCTTTTATGTTGCGAGCGGACGCAGGGATAGCACACCGGAAGAAGAGGTGGTTTATTTGCAGAATCTGATCGACGAGACGGGTGCGCCAGCCGTGAAGTTTAGAATTGGTGGACGCATGAGCAAAAACGCAGATGCCATGCTCGGGCGAACACCAAATTTGATCGCGTTATCTCGCAAGGTGCTCGGTGATGCGATTGATATTCACGCGGATTCCAATAGTTCTTACGATCCGCCGCAGGCTATTGAAGTGGGACGTATGCTCGAAGATATTGGAGCGGTTTATTTTGAAGAACCCTGTCCGTTTGATCACCTCGAAGATACGAAGGTCGTTGCCGATGCGCTGGACATTCCCGTTTCTGGAGGCGAACAGGAGTTCAGCGACAGGCGGTTTCGATGGATGATTGCCAATCGCGGTGTGGATATTGTACAGCCCGACCTGCATTATTACGGGGGACTTATTCGCTCGACGCGCGTTGCGCGAATGGCCGCTCTGGCCAGGATGCCGACGACCGTACATATTTCCGGTGGTTTTGGGTTTATCTATATGCTTCACTTTGCCGCCTGTACACCGGATATTGGTCGATATCAGGAATACAAAAGGGGGATTGAGAAATACTGCGAGTGGTTTGATCCTGCGCTCGAGATCCGAGATGGGCAGATGAGTGTACCCAGGGGACCAGGGTGTGGGATTGTGGATATTCAGGGAATTATTGACGGTGCGGATCGCTTATAGGACGTAACAAATCATGGAAATGGCACAGCATGGGGGACCGCCGCTACGCGATGTGGTAGCGGCGAGGCGCTCGCAAAGGGAGACGCGCCGAAATAGCTGGTTGCTGGTGATCAATGGCGGCATGGTGATGATGGCGTACACGTTTATTAGCTCAGACCTGGTGATGCCGGCTTTTGTACAAACGCTGACCACATCCAGCATTCTGGTTGGGATGGCCGGCGCGCTCATGAGAATGGGGTGGGCCTGGCCGCAGGTTTTTATTTCCCGGGTTATCGAACCCAAACCCCGAAAGATGCCCTTGTTGATCTGGGCGGGTATGGCTCGAAGTGTGATGTGGATTTTGGTGGGTGTGATGACCATTTTTTTGGGCGAGTCGGATCCCGCAATTTTTTTGTCTTTGTTTATGGTGTTTTACGCGATGGGAACGTCGCTGATGGGTGTGATGAGTGTGCCGTGGATGGATTTGATGGGCAAGGCAATTCCCGCGTCGGATCGGGCAAAGGTTTTTGCTCTGCGCCGATTTTCAGGTGGTGTGATGTCGATGGTTGCGGGCATTTTGATTTCGTATATCCTGAGCGTGCAAAGCGGTCTCGCGTTTCCGAATAATTACGCGGTATTGTTTATGCTCTCTGGTTTGGGCACTACGCTGGCAGTGCTGACATTCGGCAGGATCCGCGAACCCATTGAAAAGCGCACGCGCGCGCAGCTTTCCCTGAAAAATTATTTGCTCAGTGGCCTGAGTCTGATGAAAGAGGATGTGAATTTCAGGCGTTTGTGCATGGTGCAATTTTTGTGGGGCTTTAGCATGATGGGTGGGCCGTTTTACATGCCTTACGCGATTTCTGGTCTGGGCATTGGAGCGGTTTATATTGGATTTTATGTGACTGCTATGCAATTTAGTTCGGTTTTTTCAAATGTCGCGTGGGCCTGGGTTGGGCGTTACAAGGGCAATCAGGCGTTGTTTTTGTATGGCACCTTCTTGCTCGCGCTGTCCAGTCTGATTCCAATATGTATTGTGTATGTACCCAATCATCCCATCTGGATCTGGGGTAAAGAGGTGGATTTTAGGGTCGTGGTATATGCGTTTACATTCATTTTTGCTGGCGCAGCCCAAAGCGGCATGTATTCGGGACGCATGACGTATGTCCTCGATATTGCGCCTGCTGACCGGCGGCCTACTTATACCAGCTTTATGAATATGTTTATGTTTCCACAGGGGTTATTGCCCATGCTGGCCGGATTGCTGGTCGCGTGGATTTCCTATCAGAATTTGTTTCGCATTTCCCTGTTATTTATCCCATTTGCTGCAATAACCGCCTATCGGTTAAAACCCGTTATTCACCGCGAGGAGTGAATTTCCTCAACGAGGTCTTCTGCCGGATAGGTGAGAATTTCCGATAGTGTGGGATGGTAATGCGGAATGCTCATGAGGTCGTGTACTGTGCCGCGAAAGTGCATGATGGCGATGAGTTCGTGAAAGAGTTCGCCCGCTTCTGGACCGACGATATGCCCACCGATGATTTCGCCTGTTTCGGGATGGCAGAGGATTTTGACAAATCCATGAAGTTCCCCCATGACCATGGATTTGCCGTGGTCGTCAAAGGGATAGGACGCAACGCGATAGGGGATGTTTTGCTCGCGGCATTCTTTTTCGGTGAGGCCCACAGACGCAAATTGCGGATCGGTGAAGACCACTTCGGCTTTGAGCCTGTAGTCGATGCATTGCTGTTGGGTTCCTTCAACGGCGTTGTGACCGGCTATCTCGCCTTGTTGAACGGCGATGTGTACGATTTCGTAGAGTCCCGTACAATCGCCCGCTGCATAAATATTGGGCGCGTTGGTACACATGTGATGATCCACGAGAATGCGTCCGCGCTCGACGTGTACGCCGGCATTTTCAAGTGCGAGCGATTGGATGTCGGGCACGCGCCCCAGAGCATGGAGGATTATGTCTGCTGACGCGCGGCGGAGTTTGCCACTGTGGTGAAAGTGGGCGATTTTGGCATTGTTTTTGGTCGTAAATTTTTGCAATTGCGTGTCGGTAAAGACTTCCATGCCTTCTTCTCTGAAGCGGGCTTCTACCGGACGTGCGAGGTCTTCGTCTGTGTTGCTGAAAATGTGATGGCTGCGCTGTATAAGTGTGGTGCGCGTTCCCAAGCGGCAGAAAAATTG
The Gemmatimonadota bacterium DNA segment above includes these coding regions:
- a CDS encoding dihydrolipoyl dehydrogenase, whose product is MDYDVIVIGGGSAGYAAARTAQELGAKVAIIDKGPLGGLCILRGCMPTKTILRSSDVMSLMRRAREFGLRASNLRANLAEINDRKRALVSEFADYRIEQLRNPRFTLIDGTAQFVNRNTITVGKQNITARSFIISTGSTVADIAIPGLKEVGYITSDEALELRELPESMIVLGGGPVATEFAQFFCRLGTRTTLIQRSHHIFSNTDEDLARPVEARFREEGMEVFTDTQLQKFTTKNNAKIAHFHHSGKLRRASADIILHALGRVPDIQSLALENAGVHVERGRILVDHHMCTNAPNIYAAGDCTGLYEIVHIAVQQGEIAGHNAVEGTQQQCIDYRLKAEVVFTDPQFASVGLTEKECREQNIPYRVASYPFDDHGKSMVMGELHGFVKILCHPETGEIIGGHIVGPEAGELFHELIAIMHFRGTVHDLMSIPHYHPTLSEILTYPAEDLVEEIHSSR
- a CDS encoding MFS transporter, producing MEMAQHGGPPLRDVVAARRSQRETRRNSWLLVINGGMVMMAYTFISSDLVMPAFVQTLTTSSILVGMAGALMRMGWAWPQVFISRVIEPKPRKMPLLIWAGMARSVMWILVGVMTIFLGESDPAIFLSLFMVFYAMGTSLMGVMSVPWMDLMGKAIPASDRAKVFALRRFSGGVMSMVAGILISYILSVQSGLAFPNNYAVLFMLSGLGTTLAVLTFGRIREPIEKRTRAQLSLKNYLLSGLSLMKEDVNFRRLCMVQFLWGFSMMGGPFYMPYAISGLGIGAVYIGFYVTAMQFSSVFSNVAWAWVGRYKGNQALFLYGTFLLALSSLIPICIVYVPNHPIWIWGKEVDFRVVVYAFTFIFAGAAQSGMYSGRMTYVLDIAPADRRPTYTSFMNMFMFPQGLLPMLAGLLVAWISYQNLFRISLLFIPFAAITAYRLKPVIHREE
- a CDS encoding fused MFS/spermidine synthase codes for the protein MDANRKFLPFLIILFVGSGCAALIYEIVWFQMLQLIIGSSAISLGILLGTFMGGMCAGSVMLSRIISTRYHPLKVYALLELGIGVIGLILLFVLPMIGTIYIGVATYGLWGHFLRGIVCAICLFFPTVLMGATLPAMARWTESTPRGVSWLGFFYGGNIAGAVCGCLFAGFYLLRLYDVVTATYVAVALNLAVAFVGYGLAKWAEYDASMGKTTTRSLWMIEAWRVYVTIAISGACALGAQVIWTRLLSLMMGATVYAFSIILGVFLIGLGVGSSVGAYFARTKVNPKIALGWCQLLLVGAVAWAAYALSQLLPYWTSGGITTVRFQLDLLRCFVAIFPATVLWGGSFPLALAAARSQGGDPGALAGSVYAANTAGAIVGALGFSVVLIALLGTQIAQQVLLILSAFGAVLMFGRSLWQVRDGDRTVRSDRWVGVVVGVIFLVWSIQGPPPSLIAYGRSLLDWGEDATYIYADEGMNASVAVSELDNGVRNFHVSGKIVASSEPQDMRLQRMLGHLSALMHREPRSVLVVGCGAGVTAGIYVLYPSIERIVICEIEPLIPPAAEVYFGPENYGVLKDPRVEVVIDDARHYLLATDEKFDIITSDPIHPWVKGAGALYSKEYFELCKERLNPGGVITQWVPLYESRLDAVKSEIATFFEVFPHGTIWGNQDDGEGYDVVLLGQEGALSVDVDALQTRLDREDYTEVWYSLNDVSLGSAVALLSTYAGRARDLDEWLADAQINLDRNMRLQYLAGLGLNNYEADAIYTALLEHARYPDNFFIATEAMENALKAQLDRQHTGR
- a CDS encoding mandelate racemase/muconate lactonizing enzyme family protein, with the translated sequence MTPSIAALDEAAEKPVLVLDGLDEPVVIESIQLLKDAREYYVHVRSRDGAEGLAFTNGRAQYVYPILNELVIPYFIGKDARDLENHLWGVYRHSSNYKLQGLAFWCCVAWVEMALLDLLGRIAQKSIPELLGGVVREWVPFYVASGRRDSTPEEEVVYLQNLIDETGAPAVKFRIGGRMSKNADAMLGRTPNLIALSRKVLGDAIDIHADSNSSYDPPQAIEVGRMLEDIGAVYFEEPCPFDHLEDTKVVADALDIPVSGGEQEFSDRRFRWMIANRGVDIVQPDLHYYGGLIRSTRVARMAALARMPTTVHISGGFGFIYMLHFAACTPDIGRYQEYKRGIEKYCEWFDPALEIRDGQMSVPRGPGCGIVDIQGIIDGADRL
- a CDS encoding Gfo/Idh/MocA family oxidoreductase produces the protein MVKVRVGIIGIGGRGGGHAKYFAEGDIPHGELTAVCDVDPNRIQWARDNLGENVRTFDNGDELITSGAVDAIIVATPHYDHPTFAIKGFENDLHVLIEKPAGVYTRQVYEMNEAAEKSGKVFALMFNQRTRPHHQKLRELVASGELGDIQRTNYIVTNWFRAQSYYDKGEWRATWSGEGGGVLMNQCPHNLDLWQWICGMPSRVRAFISYGKYHDIEVDDDVTAYVEYDSGATGVFITTTGEFPGSNRLEIATDRGKVVMENNNIVWWRSNVSLSEFSRGYTGGFGKPRSEKLDIPLGEDGGAHRGIINNWCDAILNGSPLLAPGVEGIHGVELSNAMLLSSWLNDWVDIPVDRDLYFEKLQEKIQNSQQET